In Nocardioides sp. JQ2195, a genomic segment contains:
- the ureG gene encoding urease accessory protein UreG yields the protein MFPETSAQTPVRPLRLGVAGPVGTGKSTIIATLCRELSSDLEIGVVTNDIYTDEDARQLRAAGVLPVERIRAVETGACPHTAIRDDVTANLLAVEDLERDFAPLDLVIVESGGDNLTATFSPALVDAQIFCLDVAGGGDVARKGGPGIERADLLVINKTDLAPYVGVDAEQMVSDAGSVRDGLPVLPVSQHDQASIDQLCAWVRDLAVRHGQGSHVPQDPGPMAPHFHATDTDHVHG from the coding sequence TTGTTTCCTGAGACATCGGCCCAGACACCTGTCCGCCCCCTGCGACTGGGGGTTGCCGGTCCCGTCGGCACCGGCAAGAGCACGATCATCGCGACCCTGTGCCGTGAGTTGTCCTCCGACCTCGAGATCGGCGTGGTCACCAATGACATCTACACCGATGAGGACGCCCGCCAGCTCCGCGCTGCCGGCGTGCTTCCCGTCGAACGGATCCGTGCGGTCGAGACGGGCGCCTGTCCGCACACCGCGATCCGTGACGACGTGACCGCGAACCTGCTCGCCGTCGAGGATCTCGAGCGCGACTTCGCGCCCCTCGACCTCGTGATCGTGGAGAGTGGCGGCGACAACCTGACCGCCACGTTCAGTCCCGCACTCGTCGACGCCCAGATCTTCTGCCTCGACGTGGCCGGGGGCGGCGACGTGGCGCGCAAGGGTGGTCCCGGCATCGAACGCGCAGACCTGCTGGTGATCAACAAGACCGACCTCGCGCCGTACGTCGGCGTCGACGCCGAGCAGATGGTCAGCGACGCCGGCTCGGTCCGCGACGGCCTCCCGGTGCTTCCGGTCAGCCAGCACGACCAGGCATCGATCGACCAGTTGTGCGCTTGGGTCCGCGACCTCGCGGTCAGGCACGGACAGGGATCGCACGTGCCCCAGGACCCCGGGCCGATGGCGCCGCACTTCCACGCCACGGACACCGACCACGTGCACGGATGA
- a CDS encoding phosphatase PAP2 family protein, producing the protein MVRWMWLFKQVAYVVSAVAAYFGIRGATEGSVDAAVEHAHLIVEWEKSLGIYVEQTMQGPFIEHAHLATLANWVYIWGHWPVIVVTLVWTGVHHRDVFLRLRNAMLVSGLLGMALFVTYPVAPPRLSGLGFMDSVTETSYSYRVLQPPAFVDQYAAMPSLHAGWNLLVGIAIVSASTSLALRAFGVIMPAFMAVAVVVTGNHFILDVLVGLSLALVGQVASRALERRRDTRPVERVSA; encoded by the coding sequence GTGGTCCGCTGGATGTGGCTGTTCAAGCAGGTCGCGTACGTCGTCAGCGCCGTCGCGGCCTACTTCGGCATCCGGGGAGCAACCGAGGGTTCGGTCGACGCTGCCGTCGAGCACGCCCACCTGATCGTCGAGTGGGAGAAGTCGCTCGGCATCTATGTGGAGCAGACCATGCAGGGGCCGTTCATCGAGCACGCCCACCTCGCGACGCTGGCCAACTGGGTCTACATCTGGGGCCACTGGCCGGTGATCGTGGTGACGCTCGTGTGGACCGGCGTCCACCACCGCGACGTCTTCCTGCGACTGCGCAACGCCATGCTGGTCTCCGGCCTGCTGGGCATGGCGCTCTTCGTCACCTACCCGGTGGCGCCGCCTCGGCTGAGCGGCCTGGGCTTCATGGACAGCGTCACCGAGACCTCCTACTCCTACCGCGTGCTCCAGCCTCCCGCCTTCGTCGACCAGTACGCCGCCATGCCGAGCCTGCACGCGGGGTGGAACCTCTTGGTCGGCATCGCGATCGTGAGTGCCAGCACCTCGCTGGCGCTCCGTGCCTTCGGCGTCATCATGCCCGCGTTCATGGCGGTCGCCGTCGTGGTCACCGGCAACCACTTCATCCTCGACGTCCTGGTCGGGCTCAGCCTGGCCCTGGTGGGCCAGGTGGCCAGCCGGGCCCTGGAGAGACGCCGCGACACCCGGCCCGTCGAACGGGTGTCGGCGTGA
- a CDS encoding urease subunit gamma gives MHLTPSDTDKLLLSVAGMVARDRRERGVLLNHPEATALLSCWVMERAREGARVADLMNDGRHVLTRDEVMEGVPEMIRDVQVEATFPDGRKLVTITEPIQ, from the coding sequence ATGCACCTGACTCCTTCCGACACGGACAAACTGTTGCTCAGCGTGGCCGGCATGGTCGCCCGCGACCGCCGCGAACGCGGCGTCCTGCTGAACCACCCCGAGGCGACCGCGTTGCTGTCCTGCTGGGTGATGGAGCGGGCTCGCGAGGGTGCCCGCGTTGCCGACCTGATGAACGACGGCCGCCACGTCCTCACCCGCGACGAGGTGATGGAGGGCGTCCCCGAGATGATCCGCGACGTCCAGGTCGAGGCGACCTTCCCCGACGGACGCAAGCTCGTCACGATCACGGAGCCGATCCAGTGA
- a CDS encoding urease accessory protein UreD has protein sequence MSNEAAVRIAVDRRPGHTRIERLDANRFVRPRAVHAGPDLVRVALVAACASLLAGDDVRLEVEVGPGAHLEIIEPSATVAYNGRGGSCRWAAAIRVAEGGSLVWAGAPLVVSEGADVDRSTTVELADGAVALHHETLVLGRSGEAGGRLRARMRATCEDRPLLVEDVDLGDPGLRRAPGILGENRVLATTALLGARPAEPLHTHETSLAGPGALARSLANQAHLTDLALAATRQRWQAVVEDRRLHRSVG, from the coding sequence ATGAGCAACGAGGCGGCGGTCCGGATTGCGGTGGACCGCCGGCCCGGGCACACCCGGATCGAGCGGCTCGACGCGAACAGGTTCGTCCGGCCGCGGGCGGTGCATGCCGGGCCGGACCTCGTGCGGGTGGCGCTCGTGGCGGCCTGTGCCTCGCTGCTGGCCGGGGACGACGTACGACTCGAGGTCGAGGTCGGACCGGGAGCACACCTGGAGATCATCGAGCCGTCGGCGACCGTTGCCTACAACGGCCGTGGGGGTTCCTGCAGGTGGGCCGCGGCGATCCGGGTCGCCGAGGGCGGCAGCCTGGTGTGGGCCGGCGCGCCGCTGGTGGTCTCCGAGGGTGCGGACGTCGACCGGTCCACGACCGTCGAGCTCGCCGACGGCGCGGTCGCCCTGCACCACGAGACCTTGGTCCTGGGCCGCAGCGGGGAGGCCGGTGGCCGGCTGCGCGCGAGGATGCGGGCCACGTGCGAGGACCGCCCGCTGTTGGTCGAGGACGTCGATCTCGGCGATCCGGGCCTCCGGCGCGCCCCCGGCATCCTCGGCGAGAACCGGGTGCTGGCCACGACCGCGCTCCTCGGCGCGCGACCGGCGGAACCACTCCACACGCACGAGACCAGCCTGGCGGGTCCGGGTGCGCTGGCGCGTTCGCTGGCCAACCAGGCCCACCTGACCGACCTGGCGTTGGCGGCAACTCGGCAACGGTGGCAGGCGGTCGTGGAGGACCGCCGACTTCACCGGTCTGTCGGCTGA
- a CDS encoding glycerophosphodiester phosphodiesterase — protein sequence MSVLAIAHRAGNSLTGLHEANALGVDVIECDIHRHRDRLEVRHLKTAGPLPFLWDRWELVPASAPRLGLHELLEADRHGTTFMLDLKGIGAGVGTAVVRLLADRSRAQPVLVCGRNWSAVTAVAELDQVRPVLSARKPRELTALWKRVGTGGFHGASVHCTLLDRNVVERLRSHVELVMTWPVNDLSLLDRMVDIGVNGIISDEPSVLAELIRRQRA from the coding sequence GTGAGTGTGCTCGCGATCGCGCACCGGGCCGGCAACTCGCTCACCGGTCTGCACGAGGCGAACGCCCTCGGCGTCGACGTCATCGAGTGCGACATCCACCGACACCGCGACCGCCTGGAGGTCAGGCACCTCAAGACCGCGGGCCCGTTGCCGTTCCTGTGGGACCGCTGGGAGCTGGTGCCGGCCTCGGCACCCAGGCTGGGTCTCCACGAGCTGCTCGAGGCGGATCGCCACGGCACCACCTTCATGCTCGACCTGAAGGGGATCGGCGCCGGGGTGGGCACGGCCGTGGTGCGACTGCTGGCCGACAGGAGCCGGGCCCAGCCCGTGCTGGTGTGCGGGCGCAACTGGTCGGCAGTCACTGCGGTCGCCGAGCTCGACCAGGTTCGACCGGTGCTGTCGGCCCGCAAGCCACGCGAGCTGACGGCGCTCTGGAAGCGCGTGGGCACCGGCGGGTTCCACGGGGCCTCCGTGCACTGCACGCTGCTCGACAGGAACGTGGTCGAGCGGCTTCGGAGCCACGTGGAGCTGGTGATGACCTGGCCGGTCAACGACCTGTCACTGCTGGACCGGATGGTCGACATCGGGGTCAACGGCATCATCAGCGACGAGCCCTCGGTGCTTGCCGAGCTGATTCGTCGCCAGCGTGCGTGA
- a CDS encoding urease accessory UreF family protein, translating into MTADLGALLLADGRLPTGGHAHSAGLEPALVGGLDAGQVPDYIDARLRTVGLVEASAAAAALRTALEEPARLDRVQDELLARTPSAPLRQASELLGRGLARLAWRLWPEHPAVVALHGLGRPPLRPIALGVVGAALGMSAAAVARASLYDDAQTVAAASLKLLPVDPADATSWLLGAASTIEAIVERAVATGPDELPALTAPMVELWSLDHHHSTRRIFVS; encoded by the coding sequence GTGACTGCTGACCTGGGCGCACTGCTCCTCGCCGACGGCAGGTTGCCGACCGGCGGCCACGCGCACTCGGCCGGACTGGAGCCGGCACTGGTCGGGGGCCTGGATGCCGGCCAGGTGCCGGACTACATCGACGCCCGGCTGCGCACCGTCGGCCTGGTCGAGGCCTCAGCGGCTGCCGCGGCGCTGCGGACGGCTCTCGAGGAGCCCGCCCGACTCGACCGTGTGCAGGACGAGCTGCTCGCCCGCACACCGAGCGCCCCCTTGCGCCAGGCTTCCGAGCTGCTCGGCCGTGGCCTGGCCCGGTTGGCATGGCGGCTGTGGCCCGAGCATCCCGCCGTCGTCGCCCTGCACGGGCTCGGTCGGCCACCCCTGCGCCCGATCGCCCTCGGCGTCGTCGGCGCCGCGCTCGGGATGAGTGCCGCCGCGGTCGCGAGGGCCAGCCTGTATGACGACGCTCAGACCGTCGCGGCAGCGTCACTCAAGCTGCTGCCGGTCGACCCCGCCGACGCGACCAGCTGGTTGCTCGGCGCGGCCAGCACCATCGAGGCCATCGTGGAACGTGCCGTGGCCACCGGTCCCGACGAGCTTCCCGCACTGACTGCCCCCATGGTCGAGCTGTGGTCGCTCGACCACCACCACTCCACGAGGAGGATCTTTGTTTCCTGA
- a CDS encoding urease subunit alpha, which produces MSRIDRREYVQLYGPTVGDQIRLGDTDLWIQVEEDRTFGGDESVFGGGKSIRESMGQGLTTRDQGALDLVITNVVVLDHGGIVRGDVGIRDGRIVAVGKSGNPDIMDGVHPDLHIGPSTDVIAGEGKILTAGAIDTHVHYLNETEMLEALATGTTTVVGGGTGPTEASKATTVTPGAWSLGMMHRAFDHLPLNVILFGKGNTVSAAALEQEARSGAGGYKVHEDWGATPAAIDASLRAADEFGLQVALHADSLNEAGYVQHTIDAIAGRGIHLFHSEGAGGGHAPDIIVMASEANVLPASTNPTLPHTVNTEAEHLDMLMVAHHLNPRVPEDLAFAESRIRGTTMAAEDILQDMGAISITSSDAQAMGRIGELISRTWQVAHVMKAQRGQLGTSMPADNERARRYVAKYTICPAVAHGIDHEVGSVEAGKLADLVLWDPVFFGIRPSAVIKGGAIVWAPMGDVNAAIPTPQPVFMRPAMAASPGSAPHLATSFVSPLAVEDGLGDRLGLHRRLTGVRPTRQLTKADLPNNTALPAIDVDPETFAITIDGELVRPQPVDVVPLAQRYSLF; this is translated from the coding sequence GTGAGCAGGATCGACCGCCGTGAATACGTCCAGCTCTACGGACCCACCGTCGGCGACCAGATCCGGCTGGGCGACACCGACCTGTGGATCCAAGTCGAGGAGGACCGCACCTTCGGCGGCGACGAGTCGGTCTTCGGCGGTGGCAAGAGCATCCGCGAGTCGATGGGCCAGGGCCTGACCACTCGTGACCAGGGCGCCCTCGACCTGGTGATCACCAACGTGGTCGTGCTCGACCACGGAGGCATCGTGCGCGGCGACGTCGGCATCCGGGACGGCCGGATCGTCGCAGTCGGCAAGTCCGGGAACCCCGACATCATGGACGGCGTCCACCCTGACCTGCACATCGGTCCCAGCACCGACGTGATCGCCGGAGAGGGCAAGATCCTCACCGCCGGGGCGATCGACACGCACGTGCACTACCTCAACGAGACCGAGATGCTCGAGGCGCTCGCCACCGGCACGACGACCGTGGTCGGCGGCGGCACCGGGCCCACCGAGGCGTCCAAGGCCACCACCGTCACTCCCGGCGCCTGGTCGCTGGGCATGATGCACCGCGCCTTCGACCACCTCCCGCTCAACGTGATCCTCTTCGGCAAGGGCAACACGGTCAGCGCCGCCGCCCTCGAGCAGGAGGCTCGGAGCGGCGCAGGGGGTTACAAGGTGCACGAGGACTGGGGCGCGACCCCTGCCGCGATCGACGCCTCGCTGCGCGCGGCCGACGAGTTCGGCCTCCAGGTCGCACTGCACGCCGACAGCCTGAACGAGGCCGGCTACGTGCAACACACGATCGATGCGATCGCCGGCCGCGGCATCCATCTCTTCCACTCCGAGGGCGCCGGCGGCGGCCACGCCCCCGACATCATCGTGATGGCCAGCGAGGCCAACGTGTTGCCTGCCTCGACGAACCCGACCCTGCCGCACACGGTGAACACCGAGGCCGAGCACCTCGACATGCTGATGGTCGCGCACCACCTCAACCCACGCGTGCCCGAAGACCTCGCCTTCGCGGAGTCGCGCATCCGAGGTACCACGATGGCGGCCGAGGACATCCTCCAGGACATGGGCGCCATCTCGATCACCTCCTCCGACGCCCAGGCGATGGGCCGCATCGGAGAACTGATCTCGCGCACCTGGCAGGTCGCCCACGTGATGAAGGCGCAGCGCGGCCAGCTCGGCACGTCGATGCCGGCCGACAACGAGCGGGCCCGTCGCTACGTCGCGAAATACACCATCTGTCCCGCAGTGGCGCACGGCATCGACCACGAGGTCGGCTCGGTCGAGGCCGGCAAGCTGGCCGACCTGGTGCTCTGGGACCCGGTCTTCTTCGGCATCAGGCCCTCCGCGGTGATCAAGGGCGGAGCGATCGTCTGGGCGCCGATGGGCGACGTGAACGCGGCGATCCCCACACCCCAGCCGGTGTTCATGCGCCCGGCAATGGCTGCCTCGCCGGGCTCGGCGCCGCACCTGGCCACGTCGTTCGTCTCGCCGCTGGCCGTCGAGGACGGACTCGGCGACCGGTTGGGCCTGCACCGCCGACTCACCGGCGTACGACCGACGCGACAGCTGACCAAGGCCGACCTGCCCAACAACACCGCGCTGCCGGCCATCGACGTCGACCCCGAGACCTTCGCGATCACCATCGACGGCGAGCTGGTGCGCCCGCAACCTGTCGACGTCGTCCCCCTGGCCCAGCGCTACTCGTTGTTCTGA